Part of the Chloracidobacterium thermophilum B genome is shown below.
GGCGTCCGCCGGCGGTATTTGACGGCAAAGTAAAAAATCAGCAGAACAATGGCGATCGAGACGCCGCCGCAGACCGCGAGCATGAAGAAGTACAGGGCATCCACGTTGGGCGCATTCGCCGATGCCTGTTCTGGAAACAGCGGCACCCGCCGCGCCGCTGCCGTCCAATTGAAGCATGTAGTCAATATGGTCAATGGCATCATGACAACATCCCTATCCGGCATTGGCCGTGGTTGAACCGGCGGCCAGTGCCTGCCGTTCCTTGCGTTCCTGCCACAGGAAATAACCAATCAGGCTGCCGAGCAGCAGCACCGTCAGAACTGCGAAAATCTTGACGGTCGTCAGAATCAGGGGCGTGTAGCGCCCGGTCACAGGGTCATAATGGAAGCAGTAGAGCAGAACCTGCTCGACCGGACTGCCGATCTTGCCCTGTGAGGACTGAATGAGTGCAAAGCGCAGGTCGTTGGGGCGGTATTCGACGCCGTAGAAGTAGTGTGAGAGCTGGCCCTGGGGGGTGGCGACCATGATGGCACTGGCGTGCGCATACTGCTGGGTGGCTTCATCCCAGGCGTAACGGAAGCCAAGCGCCGCTGCCAGCCGGGAGACTTCTTCTTCCCGTCCGGTCAGGAAGTGCCAGCCGCCTTCCGTGCCGGGACGGCCGTAACGTTTGAGGTAGCTCTGCTTCTTGCCAGCCGCCAGTTCCGCCGTCTCGCGCGGATCAATGCTCACAATCACCACTTCAAAGTCCTGTCCCGGTGTGTAGTGGACTTCGCGCAGGCCCTTGATGAGGCCGTTGATAATCTGGGTGCAGA
Proteins encoded:
- a CDS encoding SCO family protein is translated as MKKVFATVWFIWLGLVLATPPALAQYGIGQQVEMPSQTGMPSGSPELLKQIGVTQNLGAQLPLDVQLRDETGQERPLRTYFTDKPVILAPVYFTCPMLCTQIINGLIKGLREVHYTPGQDFEVVIVSIDPRETAELAAGKKQSYLKRYGRPGTEGGWHFLTGREEEVSRLAAALGFRYAWDEATQQYAHASAIMVATPQGQLSHYFYGVEYRPNDLRFALIQSSQGKIGSPVEQVLLYCFHYDPVTGRYTPLILTTVKIFAVLTVLLLGSLIGYFLWQERKERQALAAGSTTANAG